From Weissella confusa, a single genomic window includes:
- the mgtE gene encoding magnesium transporter — MADNMMDDITEEMRDELSDQAHHLVQYLEHGEREAFLDGFDELHGYDQAVFYVTLPSQLRHQIIEWLTPTELAAVFDEIEPEDVDLNDLLEEMSPRYAAQMLNQMYTDNSVDLLEEVEPRELAMYLALMPKTDADEIRRLLNYEDDTAGSLMGTEFVAVNQNLTIGQAMTAVKRAAQEAEQITYIYVVDDDETLVGVISLRSLIVWPDEARVSDVMDTNLITVEPSDDQEDVARLMADYNFVSMPVVVENKLVGIITVDDIVDVIDEEAAEDYSRLAGVDVVTLEENPFKSATKRLPWLIGLIFLGMGTASVINTFDGLVQQASILAVFISLITGTAGNAGTQSLAVSVRRIALQETSSLLRMLLTEVLIGAMIGTTAGVTIFLVVWVWKANLLLGVAVGLAMGVAILVANVAGSFIPLIMDKIGVDPAVASGPFISTLSDLTSVIIYFNIAGLFITHFVSA; from the coding sequence ATGGCAGATAACATGATGGATGACATCACAGAGGAGATGCGTGATGAACTGTCCGACCAGGCCCACCACCTTGTTCAGTATTTGGAGCACGGCGAACGTGAGGCGTTCTTAGACGGCTTTGACGAACTGCACGGTTACGATCAGGCCGTTTTTTATGTGACATTGCCGTCGCAATTACGTCACCAAATCATTGAGTGGTTGACGCCGACTGAATTGGCGGCTGTCTTTGACGAAATTGAGCCAGAAGACGTTGATTTGAACGACTTGTTGGAAGAAATGTCACCCCGTTATGCAGCACAAATGCTGAACCAGATGTATACCGACAACTCGGTAGACTTGCTGGAAGAAGTAGAGCCCCGCGAATTAGCGATGTACTTGGCCTTGATGCCTAAGACGGACGCTGATGAAATTCGTCGCTTGTTGAATTATGAAGATGACACGGCTGGTTCTTTGATGGGAACCGAGTTTGTCGCCGTTAATCAAAATTTGACGATTGGCCAAGCCATGACAGCCGTGAAACGCGCTGCCCAAGAGGCTGAACAAATTACGTATATTTACGTGGTTGATGATGACGAGACATTGGTCGGTGTTATCTCACTGCGTTCTTTGATTGTTTGGCCGGATGAGGCACGTGTGTCGGACGTCATGGACACAAACTTGATTACCGTTGAACCGAGTGATGACCAAGAAGATGTTGCCCGTTTGATGGCCGATTATAACTTTGTGTCGATGCCTGTTGTGGTGGAGAACAAGCTAGTCGGTATTATCACAGTTGACGATATCGTGGACGTTATCGATGAAGAGGCCGCCGAAGACTACTCACGTTTGGCCGGTGTCGACGTCGTCACTTTGGAAGAGAATCCCTTTAAGTCGGCGACGAAACGTTTACCATGGTTGATTGGCTTGATTTTCTTGGGAATGGGGACAGCCAGTGTCATCAATACATTTGATGGGTTGGTCCAACAAGCATCAATCTTGGCTGTGTTTATCTCATTAATTACGGGAACCGCCGGTAATGCGGGCACGCAATCGTTGGCCGTGTCAGTGCGTCGTATCGCGTTGCAAGAAACCAGTTCATTACTTCGGATGTTGTTAACCGAGGTTTTGATTGGTGCGATGATTGGAACGACTGCTGGCGTAACAATATTTTTGGTCGTTTGGGTCTGGAAAGCAAACTTACTACTAGGTGTGGCAGTTGGTTTGGCCATGGGTGTCGCCATTTTGGTGGCGAATGTGGCTGGATCATTTATTCCGTTGATTATGGATAAGATTGGGGTGGATCCGGCAGTTGCATCGGGACCATTTATCTCGACGTTGTCTGATTTGACGTCAGTTATTATCTATTTCAACATCGCTGGACTATTTATCACTCACTTTGTTAGTGCGTGA
- a CDS encoding TIGR00266 family protein yields the protein MDYKIESNMQFPLVSYDLLPNETVRIQSGAMVYHTGDTELKGRLNANGGSGIGKLIRAAGRSMVSGESVFITEVTAGSQGGELALAPNVPGTIQALEVTADKNYYLNDSAFLAMDGTVQYSMERQSLGRAFFGGQGGLFVMKTSGEGTLLVAAFGSIKEIDLQDAHDFTIDNAHVVAWETSLNYDIHLEGGGVIGSIGTGEGVVNTFNGSGKILIQSLNIENFANVLKPFMPQPSSN from the coding sequence ATGGATTACAAGATCGAATCTAATATGCAATTCCCTTTGGTTAGCTATGACTTGTTGCCAAACGAAACCGTCCGCATTCAAAGTGGTGCGATGGTTTATCACACTGGCGACACTGAACTCAAAGGTCGTTTGAACGCAAACGGCGGTTCAGGTATTGGTAAGTTAATTCGTGCAGCCGGTCGTTCAATGGTTAGTGGCGAATCAGTCTTCATCACCGAAGTTACTGCTGGATCTCAAGGTGGTGAGTTGGCCCTCGCCCCTAATGTACCTGGTACAATCCAAGCATTGGAAGTCACTGCTGACAAGAACTACTACTTGAACGACTCAGCCTTCTTGGCGATGGACGGTACGGTGCAATACTCAATGGAACGCCAATCATTGGGACGTGCCTTCTTCGGTGGCCAAGGTGGTTTGTTCGTTATGAAGACGAGCGGTGAAGGTACCTTGTTGGTTGCCGCGTTCGGATCAATCAAGGAAATTGATTTGCAAGATGCCCACGACTTCACCATTGATAACGCTCACGTGGTTGCATGGGAAACGTCATTGAACTATGACATTCACCTTGAAGGTGGCGGTGTTATCGGCTCAATCGGTACGGGTGAAGGTGTCGTGAATACGTTTAACGGTTCCGGAAAGATTTTGATTCAATCATTGAATATCGAAAACTTTGCGAATGTCCTAAAGCCATTCATGCCACAACCATCATCAAATTAA
- a CDS encoding multidrug effflux MFS transporter, translating into MKKSIGKLQLFLLGVLSAFSPLAMDLYLPGLPELQQDLHTSTSLAQVTITASLLGLALGQVIVGPWSDRIGRRKPLLWGTIAFALSSAAIVFAPNIWVLIILRLVQGLAGSTGIVLSLAVITDLFTGKTLTQQIAINQTINGVFPVLAPVFGGIIIAWADWQMTFWVLAVLGVILFAGVLFSLPETLPAEKAAPQEKQSVVAGFGKLFKQRQFVLFALTQAFMTAALFAYISGSSFVLQKIFGLSVTTFGIVYAINGAGIAFMSSMSGRWAAKFGEYTALKWFIRVAFIGGLWLLATAFMPKSIWMILPPLFIVVSTVGGIISLTTALGMQGQQENAGSASALLGLARYALGGLMSPIVGLFGQTTYLPMAVLIVVVQVIGVSIFSRIKR; encoded by the coding sequence ATGAAAAAGAGTATTGGAAAGCTACAGCTATTCCTGCTAGGGGTCTTGAGTGCATTCTCACCACTAGCGATGGATTTGTACTTGCCAGGGTTGCCAGAGTTGCAACAAGATTTACACACATCAACTTCATTAGCGCAAGTGACGATTACGGCGTCACTATTGGGGTTGGCGCTAGGGCAAGTGATTGTCGGACCGTGGTCTGACCGTATCGGTCGTCGTAAGCCGTTGTTGTGGGGGACAATTGCGTTTGCATTGAGTTCAGCAGCGATTGTCTTTGCGCCAAATATTTGGGTGCTAATCATTCTCCGTTTGGTGCAAGGATTAGCCGGATCAACTGGCATTGTGTTGTCATTGGCTGTGATTACCGATTTGTTTACCGGTAAGACATTGACGCAACAAATTGCGATTAACCAAACGATTAACGGGGTGTTCCCAGTGCTGGCACCGGTATTCGGTGGAATCATCATCGCCTGGGCCGATTGGCAAATGACGTTCTGGGTATTGGCCGTGCTAGGTGTAATTTTGTTCGCTGGGGTCTTGTTCTCATTGCCTGAGACGTTGCCAGCTGAAAAGGCAGCACCACAAGAAAAGCAATCGGTTGTGGCAGGATTCGGTAAGTTGTTTAAGCAACGTCAATTCGTGCTATTCGCGTTGACGCAAGCCTTCATGACCGCTGCTTTGTTTGCCTACATTTCAGGATCATCATTCGTCTTGCAAAAGATTTTTGGCTTGTCGGTGACGACGTTTGGGATTGTGTACGCCATTAATGGTGCGGGAATCGCGTTTATGTCGAGCATGTCAGGTCGCTGGGCTGCCAAGTTTGGTGAGTACACAGCCTTGAAGTGGTTTATCCGTGTCGCTTTCATTGGTGGCTTGTGGTTGTTGGCAACAGCCTTTATGCCAAAGTCAATTTGGATGATTTTGCCACCATTGTTCATCGTTGTTTCAACGGTTGGTGGAATTATTTCTTTGACGACGGCGTTGGGGATGCAAGGACAGCAAGAAAATGCTGGTTCAGCATCAGCGTTGTTGGGCTTGGCTCGTTACGCTCTTGGTGGTTTGATGTCACCAATCGTCGGGTTGTTTGGTCAAACGACGTACTTGCCAATGGCAGTGTTGATTGTCGTCGTGCAAGTGATTGGAGTCTCAATTTTCAGTCGCATTAAGCGTTAA
- a CDS encoding type II toxin-antitoxin system death-on-curing family toxin: protein MEETHYLTRDELLALNKHAVEALGGNAGVQSPRAFEVVIDQPKQVVFGQEVYPTVWLKAAYMMQQIIKTPVFVDGSKRTAGLVVLSFLQQNGYQPVHDDYNDRAKAFIFEMVQKDNSEETMMLIAEWLSAQFSSVENN, encoded by the coding sequence ATGGAAGAAACGCATTACTTAACCCGAGATGAATTACTTGCCTTGAACAAGCATGCAGTAGAGGCGTTAGGTGGAAATGCTGGCGTTCAATCACCACGTGCATTTGAAGTTGTGATTGATCAACCGAAGCAGGTTGTATTTGGGCAAGAAGTTTATCCGACGGTTTGGCTAAAAGCAGCTTATATGATGCAACAGATTATTAAGACGCCAGTGTTTGTTGATGGCAGCAAGCGCACTGCGGGGCTTGTGGTTTTGAGCTTCTTACAGCAGAATGGCTATCAACCGGTGCACGACGACTACAATGACCGTGCTAAGGCATTCATTTTTGAAATGGTTCAAAAGGATAACTCGGAAGAAACGATGATGTTAATTGCTGAGTGGTTATCAGCTCAGTTTTCATCGGTTGAGAATAACTAA
- the racE gene encoding glutamate racemase: protein MDNRAIGYIDSGIGGLTVVKQALLQIPDEQVYYVGDTARMPYGPRPQDEVLGFTWQMVNYLLKKDIKMLVVACNTATAAALPDLQAKLDIPVVGVIQPGVDAALRKSTDGEIGVIATAGTVKSLAYYNGLLQGNRAANVVQLAAPEFVDVAENHDYTSEFARQVVKEKLTYFKNHQVDTLILGCTHFPLMEGFIQEAMGPKVTLVNSGAETISTVVEFLDKYDLRHAAANPADHTNDEYFTTGSVKRFATIGGRWLDDKEMTVKHLDIVGDTLVLNESVTD from the coding sequence ATGGATAATCGTGCAATTGGTTACATCGATTCTGGTATCGGTGGGTTGACCGTGGTCAAGCAAGCCTTGCTGCAAATTCCTGATGAACAAGTCTACTACGTGGGGGACACGGCGCGTATGCCTTATGGTCCACGCCCACAGGATGAAGTCCTCGGCTTCACTTGGCAAATGGTTAATTATTTGCTGAAGAAGGATATCAAGATGTTGGTCGTGGCGTGCAACACAGCGACTGCGGCCGCACTTCCTGACCTTCAAGCAAAGCTAGACATCCCGGTCGTTGGTGTTATCCAACCTGGTGTCGATGCCGCTTTGCGTAAGTCAACGGACGGTGAAATTGGTGTTATCGCAACGGCTGGAACAGTTAAGTCATTGGCTTACTACAACGGCTTGTTGCAAGGTAACCGCGCAGCTAACGTTGTGCAACTTGCCGCACCAGAATTCGTTGACGTGGCCGAAAATCACGACTACACGTCAGAATTTGCCCGTCAAGTGGTGAAAGAAAAGTTGACGTACTTTAAGAACCACCAAGTTGATACGTTGATTCTTGGATGCACGCACTTCCCATTGATGGAAGGCTTCATTCAAGAAGCAATGGGACCTAAGGTAACGTTGGTTAACTCTGGTGCCGAGACGATTTCAACGGTTGTCGAATTCTTGGACAAGTATGATTTGCGTCACGCTGCAGCAAACCCAGCTGATCACACGAACGACGAATACTTTACAACTGGTAGCGTAAAGCGTTTTGCCACAATCGGTGGTCGTTGGTTGGATGATAAGGAAATGACTGTTAAGCACTTGGATATCGTTGGTGATACACTAGTGTTGAACGAATCTGTTACAGACTAA
- a CDS encoding DsbA family protein: MLEVYHFVNPLSGDCLETEKKLATYVEQSNIKVAMQIIPVVTMQSARQTAMAASNSLHPSLHDLNVVSQTLYQVAVDTKAAQFQGKKAAREYLMATQQALLQGNAYSDELVMQTVNDLALDQEMFVEDRNSDLAVQAFRADQNLAAEMGVRNFPALVVYDTDRSEYAVRTDDFSDEHLTRLFLSATRQRLREYDGLLHNGGVTEVEEG; the protein is encoded by the coding sequence ATGTTAGAGGTGTACCACTTCGTGAACCCACTTTCCGGTGACTGCTTAGAGACCGAAAAGAAACTAGCGACATACGTAGAACAATCAAATATAAAAGTTGCCATGCAAATCATTCCAGTTGTGACGATGCAATCTGCGCGTCAAACTGCGATGGCGGCATCAAACTCATTGCACCCTTCTTTGCATGATTTGAACGTCGTATCACAAACACTTTATCAAGTGGCTGTTGATACCAAGGCGGCGCAATTCCAAGGAAAGAAAGCTGCGCGTGAGTACTTGATGGCTACCCAACAGGCCCTATTACAGGGAAACGCCTATTCTGATGAATTGGTGATGCAAACTGTTAACGATTTGGCATTGGACCAGGAAATGTTTGTTGAGGATCGCAATAGCGACCTTGCTGTGCAAGCATTCCGCGCTGATCAAAACTTGGCAGCCGAAATGGGTGTTCGTAACTTCCCTGCGTTGGTGGTTTACGACACTGATCGTTCTGAATATGCCGTCAGAACCGATGATTTTTCTGATGAGCACTTGACCCGACTTTTCTTGTCGGCAACTCGTCAGCGGCTAAGAGAATATGACGGCCTCCTACACAATGGTGGCGTCACAGAAGTAGAAGAAGGCTAA
- a CDS encoding XTP/dITP diphosphatase, with product MAKLIFASKNEGKVREFREFLTPLGIEVVSLNELDNVPAIIEDGTTFQENATIKAETIAHAFGVPVVAEDAGLMVDALNGAPGVHSARYAGDHDDAANNAKLLHELESTPDIDRTASFHAVIVAIKPDGKRLVAAGKVDGRILREARGEGGFGYDPLFYYEPFDKTLAELTPAEKNEISHRGAALREFMTEFKDWWED from the coding sequence ATGGCAAAGTTAATTTTTGCGTCAAAGAACGAAGGTAAGGTACGCGAATTCCGCGAGTTCCTAACGCCACTTGGTATTGAAGTTGTGTCATTGAACGAATTGGACAATGTGCCAGCAATCATTGAAGATGGGACGACATTCCAAGAGAATGCGACTATCAAGGCAGAAACGATTGCGCACGCATTTGGCGTACCAGTTGTTGCCGAAGATGCCGGTTTGATGGTTGATGCGTTGAACGGGGCACCAGGTGTTCATTCAGCACGTTATGCAGGTGATCACGATGATGCAGCGAACAATGCAAAGTTGTTGCACGAACTTGAAAGCACACCTGACATCGACCGTACAGCATCATTCCACGCTGTCATTGTGGCAATTAAGCCAGATGGCAAGCGCTTGGTTGCTGCTGGTAAGGTGGACGGACGCATTTTGCGTGAAGCACGCGGTGAAGGTGGCTTTGGGTACGACCCATTGTTCTACTATGAGCCATTCGATAAGACGTTGGCCGAATTGACGCCAGCTGAAAAGAATGAAATTTCACACCGTGGGGCAGCTTTGCGTGAGTTTATGACTGAGTTTAAAGACTGGTGGGAGGATTAA
- a CDS encoding YfcE family phosphodiesterase, which translates to MDYLIISDAHGDRQILEDVVNHYRGKVKAMFYNGDSELSRSDELFNDLLPVIGNMDTDPMFQDDRDYKDDNFTAYQTHGHLVHTEVSLNQLREVASAKGVDVVLSGHTHVLGAEEIDGRLFINPGSISLPKGQYAYLGGTYAILTVEPTQFIVQFYTRDMKPVEGLRFTFKR; encoded by the coding sequence ATGGATTACTTGATTATTTCTGATGCGCACGGCGATCGCCAAATTTTGGAAGATGTCGTGAATCACTACCGCGGTAAGGTAAAGGCCATGTTCTACAACGGTGATTCAGAGTTGTCACGCTCTGATGAGTTGTTCAACGACTTGTTGCCAGTTATCGGAAACATGGATACGGATCCAATGTTCCAAGATGACCGTGATTACAAGGATGACAACTTTACGGCTTACCAAACGCACGGTCACTTGGTACACACTGAGGTATCATTGAACCAATTGCGTGAAGTTGCTTCAGCTAAGGGTGTTGATGTGGTCTTGTCAGGTCACACGCACGTTTTGGGAGCAGAAGAGATTGATGGTCGTTTGTTCATCAACCCAGGTTCAATTTCATTGCCAAAGGGACAATATGCCTACCTTGGTGGCACGTATGCCATTTTGACGGTTGAGCCAACGCAGTTTATCGTGCAATTCTACACACGCGATATGAAGCCAGTAGAAGGCCTACGCTTTACGTTCAAGCGTTAA
- a CDS encoding VOC family protein codes for MKTHHISLLTGDAKLNADYYVGVLGMRFIKNSVNQANPKNRHVYYGDFMGTPGTVITFFPIDDLREDRTDGKMFFSGIHYSIPEGSTQYWLDRFAEKGLKAEVDAMGRIRTADYEDLPIRMQETEGKNFDWHINYMSDVPAEFQITGVIGAELHVPDVAATGRFFEDLLEIPVKGNIIDLEGVEAIELVQTAEDAPNSRFGKGSTDHYALGVESEEDLKYFWERAKALGYKREVFIDRGYFRSAYFIEPGGNRVELATTNPGFTLDESLFDLGTTFALPPRFEASRQELLDHYAKKGVFFDEVKPYTGTGHLENDGKIRAIHDEKGNTRND; via the coding sequence ATGAAGACTCACCACATTTCATTGTTGACTGGCGATGCCAAGTTGAATGCAGATTACTACGTTGGCGTATTGGGAATGCGTTTTATCAAGAACTCAGTTAACCAAGCCAACCCAAAGAACCGTCACGTTTACTACGGTGACTTCATGGGAACGCCAGGAACGGTTATCACGTTCTTCCCAATTGACGACTTGCGAGAAGACCGTACTGACGGTAAGATGTTCTTCTCAGGCATCCACTACTCAATTCCTGAGGGATCAACGCAATACTGGTTGGACCGCTTTGCTGAAAAGGGCTTGAAGGCTGAAGTTGACGCAATGGGACGTATCCGTACGGCTGATTACGAAGATTTGCCAATCCGTATGCAAGAAACTGAAGGTAAGAACTTCGACTGGCACATTAACTACATGTCAGATGTTCCTGCTGAATTCCAAATCACTGGCGTTATCGGTGCTGAATTGCACGTGCCAGATGTTGCTGCAACTGGTCGCTTCTTCGAAGACTTGTTGGAAATCCCAGTTAAGGGTAACATCATCGACTTGGAAGGCGTTGAAGCTATTGAATTGGTTCAAACTGCTGAAGATGCACCTAACTCACGCTTTGGTAAGGGTTCAACTGACCACTACGCTTTGGGTGTTGAGTCAGAAGAAGATTTGAAGTACTTCTGGGAGCGTGCCAAGGCTTTGGGCTACAAGCGTGAAGTCTTTATCGACCGTGGATACTTCCGTTCAGCATACTTCATCGAGCCTGGTGGAAACCGTGTTGAGTTGGCTACGACGAACCCAGGATTCACGTTGGACGAATCATTGTTCGACTTGGGTACGACGTTCGCTTTGCCACCACGTTTCGAGGCATCGCGTCAAGAATTGCTTGACCACTACGCAAAGAAGGGTGTCTTCTTTGACGAAGTGAAGCCTTACACGGGAACTGGTCACTTGGAGAACGACGGTAAGATCCGTGCTATCCACGACGAAAAGGGTAACACCCGTAACGACTAA
- a CDS encoding HAD family hydrolase, translating to MKTFIFDVDGTLLSTESMYMKSLQFTLEANGIHKEYEELYAIFGLPSLDALIKFNIENPEEMQKQWQSHYHDFWNEVKLFDGIHDMLADLKATGVKMGIVTSNTPEEFADHADNFDINGYFDDFVFAGQTPKMKPAADPILKSMADLDADPSESIYIGDSVHDMHAAHNAGIKFGMASWGVRDRAVFNDEADVIFETPADILKLAAK from the coding sequence ATGAAGACATTCATTTTTGACGTTGATGGCACATTGTTGAGCACAGAGAGCATGTACATGAAGTCATTGCAATTCACTTTGGAAGCCAACGGTATTCATAAAGAATATGAGGAGCTATACGCCATTTTCGGGTTGCCTTCATTGGATGCGTTGATTAAGTTCAACATCGAAAACCCAGAAGAAATGCAAAAGCAGTGGCAAAGTCACTACCACGATTTCTGGAACGAAGTGAAGCTATTTGACGGCATTCACGACATGTTGGCTGACTTGAAGGCGACCGGGGTTAAGATGGGGATTGTGACCTCTAACACGCCAGAAGAGTTCGCCGATCACGCTGATAACTTTGATATCAACGGCTACTTCGATGATTTCGTCTTTGCAGGTCAAACACCAAAGATGAAGCCGGCTGCTGATCCAATTTTGAAGTCAATGGCTGATCTTGATGCGGATCCTTCAGAGTCAATTTATATCGGTGATTCAGTGCACGACATGCACGCGGCGCACAACGCCGGTATTAAGTTTGGAATGGCTTCATGGGGTGTCCGTGACCGCGCTGTCTTTAACGATGAAGCGGATGTTATTTTTGAAACACCTGCTGACATCTTGAAGTTGGCTGCAAAGTAA
- a CDS encoding RluA family pseudouridine synthase, with protein MAQFSWTNQGDETLKIKTFLAQRGVSHRMFSIVKRGGGSVLLDGKQVRTVDEVKPGDKVTIVMPPEESNDVVAMSDLPITVLFEDENWLVVEKEAGVTSVPGKADRETTMVNRVKGYLARSGAEDLVPHVVTRLDRFTSGVALLAKHRFAHGLLDKQLQTHSVDKRYYAIVDGDLEDDYGFIDAPIGRMDDDFIRREVREDGRPSQTEYWVVKRFGNRTLVRVQLHTGRTHQIRVHFKYLGHPLIGDEIYGGPMDRGITRQALHAYWLRFYDPFAQMERTVQSALPQDIVDVLDGFQVTPDEN; from the coding sequence ATGGCCCAATTTAGTTGGACAAACCAAGGCGATGAGACCTTGAAAATTAAGACATTTTTGGCACAACGCGGCGTGTCACACCGTATGTTTTCAATTGTGAAGCGCGGTGGTGGCTCAGTTTTGCTAGACGGTAAGCAAGTGCGTACCGTTGATGAAGTGAAGCCTGGTGATAAGGTCACGATTGTGATGCCACCAGAAGAGTCAAACGACGTTGTGGCAATGTCTGATCTGCCAATCACGGTTTTGTTTGAAGACGAAAACTGGTTGGTGGTTGAGAAAGAAGCTGGCGTGACGTCAGTGCCTGGAAAGGCTGACCGTGAGACAACCATGGTTAACCGTGTGAAGGGGTATTTGGCGCGTTCAGGCGCTGAAGACTTGGTGCCACACGTGGTAACACGTTTGGACCGATTCACGTCAGGGGTCGCATTGCTTGCCAAGCACCGTTTTGCACACGGCTTGCTGGATAAGCAATTGCAAACACACTCAGTCGACAAGCGTTACTATGCGATTGTTGATGGTGATTTAGAAGATGATTATGGCTTCATCGATGCGCCAATCGGTCGTATGGATGATGACTTTATTCGTCGTGAGGTCCGTGAAGATGGGCGTCCATCACAAACGGAATACTGGGTAGTGAAGCGTTTTGGTAACCGAACCTTGGTTCGCGTGCAATTGCACACGGGTCGTACGCACCAAATTCGTGTGCACTTCAAGTACCTGGGTCACCCATTGATTGGTGACGAAATTTATGGTGGTCCGATGGATCGTGGCATTACCCGTCAAGCGTTGCACGCTTACTGGTTGCGCTTCTACGACCCATTCGCACAAATGGAACGCACGGTACAAAGTGCGCTACCACAAGATATCGTTGATGTCTTGGATGGGTTCCAAGTGACACCAGACGAAAATTAA
- a CDS encoding NAD kinase, whose translation MKLAIYSNNGAQSKAVVALFKEKLAERNTDRIVFDDEHPDVVISVGGDGTLLGAFHHYADQLAFVRFIGVHTGHLGFYADWQHFEINELIDSLVADEESRTVKYPLLEARVRYTDGREERVLALNEAAIKRPLGTLVADVYIQGELFERFRGDGLTASTPTGSTAYNKAIGGAVMHPSLEAIQLAEIASINSRVFRTLGSPLIIGSHEVIRVQIENDGAAVTLSFDHLSKIASNIDWIEFRVAQTKIQFAEYRHMHFWHRVQSSFIGTEVN comes from the coding sequence ATGAAACTAGCAATTTATAGTAACAATGGCGCACAATCAAAAGCTGTTGTTGCCTTATTTAAAGAGAAATTAGCAGAGCGCAACACGGACCGCATTGTCTTTGACGATGAGCACCCAGATGTTGTGATTTCTGTCGGTGGTGATGGTACGTTGCTAGGTGCATTCCACCACTATGCCGATCAATTGGCTTTTGTGCGCTTTATTGGTGTACACACCGGCCACTTGGGGTTCTACGCTGACTGGCAACACTTTGAAATCAATGAACTCATCGATAGCTTGGTAGCTGATGAAGAGTCACGTACGGTCAAGTACCCATTGTTGGAAGCGCGCGTACGTTATACCGATGGTCGCGAAGAACGCGTGTTGGCGTTGAATGAAGCTGCGATTAAGCGTCCCTTGGGAACGCTGGTAGCGGACGTTTACATTCAAGGCGAACTATTTGAGCGCTTCCGTGGTGATGGATTAACAGCTTCAACGCCAACTGGATCAACGGCCTACAATAAGGCCATCGGCGGTGCTGTCATGCACCCAAGTCTTGAAGCAATTCAATTGGCTGAAATCGCCTCAATCAACAGTCGTGTCTTCCGAACACTTGGTTCACCATTGATTATCGGTAGTCACGAAGTTATTCGTGTGCAAATAGAAAACGATGGCGCTGCTGTGACATTGAGTTTCGACCACTTGAGCAAGATTGCCTCAAACATCGACTGGATTGAGTTCCGTGTCGCCCAAACAAAAATTCAATTTGCTGAGTACCGACACATGCATTTCTGGCATCGTGTCCAATCAAGTTTCATCGGCACGGAGGTAAACTAA
- a CDS encoding GTP pyrophosphokinase family protein translates to MTQIEWEKLLQPYVQAVDELKVKLRGMRTEFELAGVKTPVEFVTGRVKAIPNIEEKAVRRHIDLERLEQDMEDLAGVRIMTQFTEDIYKIVDLLRQRKDMVILEERDYVTNAKPSGYRSYHIVIEYPVQTITGEKKILAEIQVRTMQMNVWATIEHAINYKYDGEYTEEMTEKLREVAELSIRVDELFSELHNGLDNHTEA, encoded by the coding sequence ATGACACAGATTGAGTGGGAGAAATTACTACAACCGTACGTTCAGGCTGTGGACGAACTTAAGGTCAAGTTACGTGGTATGCGCACGGAATTTGAATTGGCTGGCGTGAAGACGCCGGTTGAGTTTGTGACTGGACGTGTTAAAGCTATTCCAAATATCGAGGAAAAAGCAGTTCGACGTCACATTGACCTAGAACGTTTGGAACAAGACATGGAAGATTTGGCGGGGGTTCGAATCATGACGCAGTTCACAGAAGACATCTACAAGATTGTTGATCTGCTGCGCCAACGAAAAGACATGGTAATTTTGGAAGAACGTGATTACGTGACGAATGCTAAGCCATCCGGGTACCGTTCTTACCACATCGTGATTGAATATCCAGTTCAAACAATCACTGGCGAAAAGAAGATTTTGGCCGAAATTCAAGTACGTACGATGCAAATGAACGTGTGGGCAACGATTGAACACGCGATTAATTACAAGTACGACGGTGAATATACTGAAGAAATGACTGAGAAGTTGCGTGAGGTGGCTGAATTAAGTATCCGCGTTGACGAATTGTTCTCAGAGTTACACAATGGGTTAGATAATCATACCGAGGCCTAA